A single Drosophila ananassae strain 14024-0371.13 chromosome 3L, ASM1763931v2, whole genome shotgun sequence DNA region contains:
- the LOC6495536 gene encoding protein late bloomer yields the protein MGCATGTIKYSLFLFNALWAILGILVLIFGGLSWGGMPDEYAIGILVLGGIILIISMFGCCGAVRESPRMLWTYVTLLLVLLGLIVAFIVLSPADVFKKYALKTVEDHWQLEQTKPGTMDTIQTTYSCCGRNSAQDYLEIPYYNKTVPSSCCKENNCVNPLNLYVVGCLDKVEEAFADEGTTLRYMEWGLLGFDVFILLLAIILAIHYQNRQRRYNY from the exons ATGGGCTGCGCAACGGGAACCATCAAGTACTCCCTCTTCCTCTTCAATGCCTTGTGGGCG ATTCTTGGCATTCTTGTGCTTATCTTTGGCGGCCTCAGCTGGGGCGGAATGCCGGATGAATATGCCATCGGAATCCTGGTTCTGGGAGGTATCATCCTAATTATCTCCATGTTTGGATGCTGCGGGGCTGTGCGCGAGTCACCGCGAATGCTCTGGACG TATGTCACtttgttgctggtgttgctgggTCTGATTGTGGCATTTATCGTCCTGAGTCCGGCGGATGTTTTCAAGAAGTATGCCCTAAAGACTGTGGAGGATCACTGGCAGTTGGAGCAAACGAAGCCGGGAACCATGGATACCATTCAAACAACG TACTCGTGCTGTGGTCGCAATAGTGCTCAGGACTATCTGGAGATCCCCTACTACAATAAGACAGTGCCCAGCAGCTGTTGTAAGGAAAACAACTGCGTGAATCCATTGAATCTCTATGTTGTCGGTTGTCTGGACAAGGTGGAGGAGGCCTTTGCCGATGAAGGCACCACCTTGCGCTACATGGAGTGGGGTCTGCTCGGATTCGAT GTTTTCATTCTCCTGCTGGCCATTATCTTGGCCATACATTACCAAAATCGCCAGCGACGCTACAACTATTAG
- the LOC6495530 gene encoding 23 kDa integral membrane protein: protein MASTSCLKVVVYGLDILCTLLALVLISFGIYVVVSYDLNEVGSLSAYAYVALGVSALLIVLWGYLSAWRENVCCTVTFIVLLCLVIVAQFAVVFLLFSYNESVASNLSHPLEATWEEEMNSPGAMSLYENWFQCCGRGSPQDYIVNDRLPPDTCFRNHDKTKPENLIHNGCRVEFEKYWQNLVYIFNILGCVLICGELLLSVISCCLCNTIRNDTRRTYY from the exons ATGGCGTCCACGTCGTGCCTTAAGGTTGTGGTCTACGGACTGGACATTCTATGCACG TTGTTGGCCTTGGTGCTGATATCCTTTGGAATCTATGTGGTTGTATCCTACGATCTAAATGAAGTCGGCTCTTTGTCGGCCTATGCCTACGTGGCTCTGGGAGTGTCCGCGCTGTTGATCGTGCTTTGGGGATATCTTTCCGCTTGGCGCGAAAATGTGTGCTGCACAGTCACA TTTATTGTACTCCTTTGCCTAGTCATCGTTGCTCAGTTCGCTGTCGTCTTTTTGTTGTTCTCCTATAACGAGAGTGTGGCCTCCAACTTGTCCCATCCCCTGGAAGCCACTTGGGAGGAGGAAATGAACAGTCCCGGAGCCATGTCCCTCTACGAAAATTGG TTCCAATGCTGTGGCCGGGGCAGTCCCCAGGACTATATTGTAAACGATAGATTGCCGCCAGATACCTGTTTCCGCAACCATGACAAGACCAAACCCGAGAATCTGATTCACAACGGTTGCCGGGTGGAGTTCGAGAAGTACTGGCAGAACCTGGTATACATTTTCAACATTCTGGGTTGTGTCCTTATTTGCGGGGAG cTTCTGTTGAGTGTCATTTCTTGCTGCCTCTGCAATACGATTCGAAACGATACACGTCGCACCTACTATTGA
- the LOC6495533 gene encoding leukocyte surface antigen CD53: MGLAATTVKHVLLLLNFVFSVLGLALIGFGIFFLISAAENAVSIGENVAGGLIIGLGVVILIIAIFGCLAAIHEAPVRLLIYVGAVVLLILSQLLFLSMASHGTKDGISGSINEGFERLWEAERNESGALAYYENWLQCCGVNSHEDYWIIHHAIPSSCCLEKNCADKSRVYEAGCKAKFVEYLDDKLLVFKIVCWLLIVGEVVGAVFGWMLYSSVKNQSRRNNAVWM, translated from the exons ATGGGCCTGGCTGCCACCACAGTGAAGCatgtgttgctgttgctcaaTTTTGTCTTTTCC GTGCTCGGCCTGGCGCTGATCGGATTCGGAATTTTCTTTCTGATCTCTGCCGCCGAGAATGCAGTCAGCATTGGTGAAAATGTGGCTGGAGGTCTAATCATCGGCCTCGGCGTCGTCATCCTCATCATTGCGATCTTTGGCTGTCTGGCGGCTATTCACGAAGCTCCGGTCCGGCTATTGATA TATGTGGGTGCTGTGGTATTGCTGATCCTATCCCAATTGCTGTTCCTCAGCATGGCCTCCCACGGCACCAAGGACGGCATCTCGGGCAGCATCAACGAGGGATTCGAACGACTCTGGGAGGCGGAACGCAATGAATCCGGGGCCTTGGCCTACTATGAGAACTGGCTACAGTGCTGCGGAGTGAACAGTCACGAGGACTACTGGATCATCCACCATGCCATTCCATCGAGCTGTTGTCTGGAAAAAAATTGTGCAGACAAGTCCAGAGTCTACGAAGCCGGTTGCAAGGCCAAGTTTGTGGAGTACCTCGACGACAAGTTGCTTGTCTTTAAAATCGTGTGCTGGCTGCTTATCGTAGGAGAG GTTGTTGGAGCTGTCTTTGGATGGATGCTTTACAGCAGTGTTAAGAATCAGAGCCGACGTAATAATGCCGTTTGGAtgtaa
- the LOC6495531 gene encoding 23 kDa integral membrane protein: MACSTNVLKGFSLFWDIIYALFGLVVIGLGVHIIYKFEHFNTAAFVIIGLGVIVVLTALFGALGAARESSRVSKVFVFILVILIILQVLAVGFLFAFQASLLINVDKTFDKLWNDQPLPIKPGNQSQIASVERWLDCCGNVGPSDYVLAPNSCYNDESGRLSMEGCRQKFIDYIAEKWDEFNIVSLVLVGVEIICALLAYVLANSIVNRWRRSKYYQK, from the exons atggcTTGCTCCACAAACGTATTAAAAGGATTCTCCCTCTTCTGGGACATCATCTATGCT CTGTTCGGTCTGGTTGTGATTGGCCTTGGAGTCCATATTATTTACAAATTCGAGCACTTCAACACGGCAGCCTTCGTCATCATTGGCCTGGGCGTAATCGTGGTTCTGACCGCCCTCTTCGGAGCTCTGGGGGCGGCACGTGAGAGCAGCAGGGTATCCAAGGTG tttgtttttattttggtgaTTCTAATCATTCTGCAAGTTCTCGCCGTCGGTTTCCTTTTCGCCTTCCAAGCATCTCTGCTCATAAACGTGGACAAGACCTTCGACAAGCTGTGGAATGACCAGCCACTGCCCATCAAGCCCGGAAACCAGAGCCAGATCGCCAGTGTAGAGCGTTGG TTGGACTGCTGCGGCAATGTGGGTCCCAGCGACTATGTACTTGCTCCTAACAGTTGTTATAATGACGAATCCGGCCGCTTGAGTATGGAGGGATGTAGGCAAAAATTTATAGACTACATCGCTGAAAAGTGGGACGAATTCAATATTGTGTCCTTGGTGCTAGTCGGTGTGGAG ATTATTTGTGCCCTGCTGGCCTATGTGCTGGCCAACAGCATTGTGAATCGCTGGCGACGCTCAAAATACTACCAGAAGTAG
- the LOC6495534 gene encoding tetraspanin-6, with the protein MEKSFSITPWKYGLLATCILIVTCNVFFFSCGVVTWGSAVSRSGSYSAALCGVSVFGVAFLGMYVSLKESHKYSVYYLICGGLVISALGAYLFVFTAMRTELMGRFEERMRRLFAEKTHHDDKMQPVHSLFGCCGMDGPQDYLRTEHGALPSSCCYAFDCSNPSHVYEEGCSTKAITNLRMQADLNYYSCLAIISLEFMGLFTAYYMGKARKHAKTKVKDEETPMND; encoded by the exons ATGGAGAAGTCGTTCTCCATAACGCCGTGGAAGTACGGCCTACTAGCCACTTGCATTCTCATTGTG ACATGTAATGTGTTCTTCTTTTCTTGCGGCGTTGTGACCTGGGGATCGGCAGTATCTCGCTCCGGGAGCTATTCGGCAGCTCTATGTGGAGTGTCTGTCTTTGGAGTGGCCTTTCTCGGAATGTACGTGTCCCTGAAGGAGTCCCATAAGTATTCCGTATAC TACTTGATATGCGGTGGATTGGTGATATCCGCCTTGGGTGCCTATCTTTTTGTCTTCACGGCGATGCGGACGGAGCTGATGGGCCGGTTCGAGGAGCGCATGCGTCGCCTGTTTGCGGAGAAGACCCACCACGATGACAAGATGCAGCCCGTGCATAGCCTCTTCGGGTGCTGCGGAATGGATGGACCGCAGGACTATCTAAGGACGGAGCACGGAGCTCTGCCCAGCAGCTGTTGCTATGCCTTCGACTGCTCTAATCCCAGTCATGTTTACGAAGAGGGCTGCTCCACCAAAGCAATAACAAACCTTAGGATGCAGGCTGATCTAAACTATTATAGCTGCCTGGCCATTATTTCCCTCGAG TTCATGGGCTTGTTCACTGCTTACTACATGGGCAAGGCCCGGAAGCACGCCAAAACCAAGGTGAAGGACGAGGAGACTCCCATGAACGATTAA
- the LOC6495535 gene encoding protein late bloomer — MGCTSGCVKCLLNIINTLNALVGLSMIAIATIALSKAPLLYIAFLYGLGGLIFVSAILGCCGICQENVCLTVTYAFVLLVQLIISLVGSFGLNFSEKYIEKFAAEEVQRKWEMELVEPGAMDTFQQVYECCGRSGPDDYVDIGRTTLPQSCYPQEDIKMPHFLSGCVQKSSQSFVVLYNYANDTHWVSVAITSLMVIAAFYLVGRFRKQRIRYSY; from the exons ATGGGTTGTACCTCTGGTTGTGTAAAGTGTCTCCTTAATATCATCAACACCCTAAATGCT CTTGTGGGGCTGTCGATGATAGCCATTGCCACGATCGCCCTCTCGAAGGCCCCCCTCTTGTACATCGCCTTCCTCTATGGCTTGGGAGGTCTGATCTTCGTCTCGGCTATTTTGGGATGCTGTGGCATCTGCCAGGAGAACGTGTGCCTTACTGTCACG TATGCCTTCGTGCTACTGGTTCAGCTGATAATTAGTTTGGTGGGCAGCTTTGGCTTGAACTTTAGCGAAAAGTACATCGAGAAGTTTGCCGCTGAGGAGGTTCAGAGGAAGTGGGAAATGGAACTGGTGGAGCCCGGCGCCATGGACACATTTCAACAAGTA TACGAGTGCTGTGGCCGTAGTGGTCCTGACGACTATGTGGACATCGGTCGTACCACGCTCCCCCAAAGTTGTTATCCACAGGAGGACATCAAGATGCCACACTTTTTGTCCGGCTGCGTCCAGAAGTCCAGTCAAAGCTTTGTGGTTTTGTATAACTATGCCAACGACACCCACTGGGTCTCAGTGGCTATAACT TCCTTGATGGTGATTGCCGCCTTTTACTTGGTTGGACGCTTCCGAAAGCAACGCATTCGTTATAGCTACTGA
- the LOC6495532 gene encoding protein late bloomer: protein MYCTTRLLRYILCVISGICALGGCLLIWYGVWLLESLSGQPNVVGTGEELAAIICILLGSVILVASIFGAVAVAKDSKSLLICYAVLLVFLLIVQFVIFSISFAASREALPDTLKQGFDDLWDLQHVGNSTLNAYEEWLHCCGRNSAEDYLHLEKDPPQSCCLDLDCTKPLNLFMSGCEIKYKQYVAGKTANFHSLSWFLILFEFAGSVTTCYLVDSIRNHRDRIRFYN from the exons ATGTACTGCACTACTCGTCTGCTCAGATACATTCTGTGTGTCATCAGCGGTATTTGTGCT CTAGGGGGCTGTCTTCTCATCTGGTACGGTGTCTGGTTGCTGGAGAGTCTATCCGGTCAGCCTAATGTCGTGGGTACGGGCGAGGAACTGGCCGCCATAATCTGCATCCTCCTCGGAAGTGTCATCCTAGTGGCGAGCATCTTCGGAGCTGTGGCGGTGGCAAAGGACTCAAAAAGCCTTCTGATATGT TATGCGGTTCTTTTGGTTTTCCTGCTGATCGTGCAGTTTGTAATATTCAGCATTAGTTTTGCTGCCAGTCGCGAGGCTCTGCCGGATACTTTAAAGCAAGGATTTGACGACCTGTGGGATCTACAGCATGTGGGCAACAGCACTCTAAACGCTTACGAGGAGTGG CTGCACTGCTGCGGTCGCAACAGCGCCGAGGACTATCTGCACCTGGAGAAGGATCCACCGCAAAGTTGCTGTCTGGATCTGGACTGCACCAAGCCCCTGAATCTTTTCATGTCCGGCTGTGAGATAAAATACAAGCAATATGTTGCCGGGAAAACCGCCAACTTTCACTCTCTTAGTTGGTTCCTAATACTTTTTGAG tttgctggctctgtgaccACCTGCTACTTAGTGGATAGTATTCGAAACCATCGCGACCGCATACGAttctataattaa